A genome region from Anopheles stephensi strain Indian chromosome 2, UCI_ANSTEP_V1.0, whole genome shotgun sequence includes the following:
- the LOC118503661 gene encoding uncharacterized protein LOC118503661 — protein sequence MKLLTVVCLVVWSRAVGSYVIVNRDRDLYYTNKPLAGGKNYAGPDAENAPQDETQVDPYAKKLLQLYYLVQVMRSYHRPAYQEPTTILSNLIDRLTKEELRDELERLLSGVDGFEEVFNIGEYAVRDPIKEQLANDFRLLFPIVVKTLSGLQDAGTESDEMEDTLQGSIRAAFNDFRSLLMSVVQSEGEVFNEIEKLPDTLDRTEPVVQGNEVHWSVADLRSDIVPNPVDVVYVTQMPAASNKAMVNDYDLDEEHTSTEGVKEVLPTERPFDEGLQIDKQLDFLPDGSDVKYELSMGPDMLSQEHDSDEEDNDDDETELIILTEDMNLHKAGPSDGEVAGSGPMAVLVKDPEMAALIPHIIEQLRMENVTAEEKDALAEIFEDLWPLMVAEADRMRTES from the exons ATGAAGTTGCTAACAGTTGTATGTCTCGTCGTTTGGTCCCGGGCCGTGGGGAGTTATGTGATTgtgaatcgtgatcgtg ATCTTTACTACACGAATAAACCACTAGCTGGAGGCAAAAACTATGCTGGACCGGATGCAGAAAACGCACCGCAAGATGAGACACAGGTTGATCCATACGCGAAGAAGCTGCTCCAGCTGTACTATTTGGTGCAGGTGATGCGTTCCTACCACCGGCCAGCGTACCAAGAGCCAACGACCATTCTAAGCAATCTTATCGATCGGCTAACGAAGGAAGAGCTGCGCGACGAGCTGGAACGGTTGCTGTCCGGTGTCGATGGGTTCGAGGAAGTGTTCAACATCGGCGAGTACGCCGTGCGGGATCCGATCAAGGAACAGTTGGCCAACGATTTTCGACTGTTGTTCCCGATCGTGGTGAAGACGCTCAGCGGACTGCAGGATGCTGGTACGGAAAGTGACGAAATGGAGGATACACTGCAGGGCAGCATACGAGCAGCGTTCAACGATTTTCGAAGTCTGCTAATGAGTGTGGTGCAGTCGGAAGGTGAAGTGTTTAATGAAATCGAGAAACTCCCAGACACACTGGACCGTACAGAGCCGGTGGTGCAGGGAAACGAGGTGCATTGGAGTGTGGCGGATCTAAGGTCGGACATTGTACCGAACCCAGTGGATGTGGTGTACGTGACGCAAATGCCTGCCGCATCAAATAAAGCCATGGTGAACGATTACGATTTAGACGAGGAGCACACCAGTACCGAGGGTGTAAAGGAAGTGTTGCCAACGGAACGGCCTTTCGATGAGGGGCTGCAAATTGATAAACAGCTAGATTTTTTACCCGATGGGAGTGATGTAAAGTACGAGCTAAGCATGGGACCAGATATGCTGTCGCAGGAGCACGATTCCGACGAGGaggacaacgacgacgacgaaacgGAGCTGATAATTCTAACGGAAGACATGAATCTGCATAAAGCTGGCCCTTCAGATGGTGAAG TGGCAGGTAGCGGACCGATGGCAGTGCTGGTAAAGGACCCGGAAATGGCCGCCCTGATTCCGCACATTATCGAGCAACTGCGCATGGAAAATGTTACAGCGGAGGAAAAGGATGCATTGGCTGAGATTTTCGAAGACCTGTGGCCGTTGATGGTGGCTGAGGCAGATCGTATGCGCACGGAATCGTAG
- the LOC118506192 gene encoding RNA-binding protein 24-B-like — translation MLMQVSPDAADAALALVQSGGTGTTTSSQSAQKDTTWTKLFVGGLPYHTTDKSLREHFSVYGDIEEAVVITDRTTNKSRGYGFVIMGDRLSAERACKEPNPIIDGRKANVNLAILGAKPRGNASQGYSFATTGLRTPGYPVIPGQYGVPPSYIYGTPYLGSAGGSTGAGGTASGLVPIPATQLSHAAAIAAATSQFYEYQNAVAAAAAAPYPGQYSTGFDAYPYGSGASAAGAAAAAAQYMAGPYTYATLPQAGAAAAAAAAAAGAFPGLSPYQNATGASLQEARLQ, via the exons ATGCTGATGCAGGTGTCCCCGGATGCGGCCGATGCCGCATTGGCGTTGGTGCAATCGGGCGGCACGGGTACGACGACGTCCTCACAGAGCGCGCAGAAGGATACGACCTGGACGAAGCTGTTCGTTGGCGGTTTGCCGTACCATACGACCGACAAGAGCCTGCGGGAGCACTTTAGCGTGTACGGCGATATTGAGGAggccgttgtgataaccgacCGCACGACGAACAAAAGTCGCGGTTATGGATTC GTGATTATGGGTGATAGACTGAGTGCCGAGCGTGCCTGCAAGGAACCGAACCCGATCATCGATGGCAGGAAAGCAAACGTAAATCTCGCGATACTGGGCGCCAAACCACGGGGCAATGCATCACAAg gATATTCGTTCGCCACGACAGGTCTGCGGACGCCTGGCTATCCAGTGATACCGGGACAGTACGG AGTACCACCGTCCTACATTTACGGCACACCGTACCTAGGCTCGGCGGGTGGATCGACAGGAGCGGGCGGAACCGCATCCGGCCTGGTACCGATCCCTGCCACTCAGTTGTCGCACGCAGCAGCTATTGCTGCCGCCACTAGTCAATTCTACGAATATCAG AATGCGgtagcagcagccgccgccgcaCCGTATCCGGGACAGTACAGTACAGGATTCGATGCCTACCCTTACGGGTCCGGCGCCTCAG CTGCCGGAGCTGCGGCTGCCGCCGCCCAGTACATGGCCGGACCGTACACGTACGCCACGTTGCCGCAAGCGGGAGCTGCAGCCGCTGCAGCTGCCGCCGCGGCTGGTGCATTTCCCGGCCTATCGCCCTATCAGAATGCGACCGGTGCTTCGCTCCAGGAGGCTAGACTGCAATAA